The Spiroplasma clarkii genome has a window encoding:
- a CDS encoding polysaccharide deacetylase family protein, whose translation MKINRGKFLLNIFLMVVLLGCVSFIFATPKTKYEVNRIKTNQKIVMLTFDDGPGFEDEKILDILDQNNAKAIFFGIGKNYEKYWTDVKIKNIVDRMIMTGNSLGNHSFTHVNYHFNIKKAVDEFVRTDELIQKIYAEHGMKIQAADILVRMPYLQYYSGLDYLQKKLNVNYFVRGYLGCDYNGAVCGKEHIIKQYKNHLQPGKILVAHSKDFAQEWLPEWMDYLKTMGYHTANFTIGHYCYQNYGRLVF comes from the coding sequence ATGAAAATCAATAGAGGTAAATTTTTACTGAATATTTTTTTGATGGTAGTTTTATTGGGCTGTGTTAGTTTTATCTTTGCTACACCTAAAACAAAATATGAAGTAAATCGCATTAAAACCAATCAAAAGATTGTAATGTTAACTTTTGACGATGGGCCAGGTTTTGAAGATGAAAAAATCTTAGATATTTTAGATCAAAATAATGCTAAAGCAATATTCTTTGGCATTGGTAAAAATTATGAAAAATATTGAACTGATGTAAAAATTAAAAACATAGTTGATCGAATGATTATGACTGGTAATTCACTAGGTAATCACTCTTTCACTCATGTAAATTATCATTTCAACATTAAAAAAGCAGTTGATGAATTTGTTAGAACCGATGAATTAATTCAAAAAATTTATGCAGAACATGGAATGAAAATTCAGGCAGCAGATATTCTTGTAAGAATGCCATATTTACAATATTATAGTGGCTTAGATTATTTACAAAAAAAATTAAATGTCAATTATTTTGTTCGAGGTTATTTAGGTTGTGATTATAATGGAGCTGTTTGTGGTAAAGAACACATCATAAAACAATATAAAAACCATTTGCAACCAGGGAAAATTTTAGTTGCTCACAGCAAAGATTTTGCTCAAGAATGACTGCCAGAGTGAATGGATTATTTAAAAACAATGGGTTATCATACTGCTAATTTTACAATTGGTCATTATTGCTATCAAAATTATGGGAGGTTAGTTTTTTAA
- a CDS encoding Rid family detoxifying hydrolase, giving the protein MKNIKITCKNAPKAIGPYSHAVEASGKLLFVSGQLPVDPKTNKFVARGIVEQTQQALMNAKAILKTAGYELTDICKTTVFLSDIQNFTAMNQVYAEILGEVNPARSAFEVANLPLGALVEIELIASK; this is encoded by the coding sequence ATGAAAAATATAAAAATAACTTGTAAAAATGCACCCAAAGCAATTGGACCATATTCACATGCAGTTGAAGCAAGTGGTAAATTATTATTTGTTTCAGGACAATTACCTGTGGACCCAAAGACAAATAAATTTGTTGCTAGGGGCATTGTAGAACAAACTCAACAAGCACTGATGAATGCAAAAGCTATTCTCAAAACTGCAGGTTATGAGCTAACAGATATTTGTAAAACCACAGTGTTTTTAAGTGATATTCAAAACTTCACTGCAATGAATCAGGTTTATGCTGAAATTCTTGGAGAAGTTAATCCGGCTCGAAGTGCTTTTGAAGTTGCCAATTTACCACTAGGAGCTTTGGTTGAAATTGAATTAATTGCTAGTAAATAA
- a CDS encoding lipoprotein, whose amino-acid sequence MKKLLEILATLGLTASSTASVLACGPKEVPDEILPDPVDPAEQERLKLQFIQEVRSVITASVSSKANSLFLSKTSAENEGLQFFTFENIGNIYEGNDEVISLTPDNINAIRADLNNLLILSKINELVKSQVAEQAKYSFLLEGIDTDKIVKTTTPIIGDEMNLNMTSYGDDGSIYQGTIDFGLEFIFMFNGKEETENFQNNSLSFGITDNEIIINGIQKIVEDLPRTMYKKYGDLFRLTDDDFEGDTQAQAKFVAQNNNARNYFLKPENKKELKTKISDEINQLVPDLTGSTVENLDITDSVSYDRLYSSSSIKTAIPKDGFVENAMFFKNDRTDDQLIEEYNEQLSSNFDYTAFKASAETRILGNLGIDLNSNETDFSDYGHIGLGEFTVKLADVEVTLNEINLLYLYNSTENYGLAISKLFKSWQASWNLKTTEDRNALYKIDATDSNMAKDVWTAISKNPAQPFKIIGDDRDKFFGDAVKNTAFNNFFVIHINSNRNPYASVNDKGFGVNYSGFPGNTWTFIKSWRIEFVLDDVRFAIDFTSNEDYRPTQWSGLGSKPTPRYLLEK is encoded by the coding sequence ATGAAAAAATTATTAGAAATTTTAGCAACCTTAGGTTTAACAGCTTCGTCAACTGCATCTGTACTTGCTTGTGGTCCTAAAGAAGTTCCAGATGAAATTTTACCAGACCCTGTTGATCCTGCTGAACAAGAACGTTTGAAACTTCAATTCATTCAAGAAGTTAGGTCAGTAATTACTGCAAGTGTCAGCTCAAAGGCTAATTCTTTATTTTTGAGCAAGACTAGTGCTGAAAATGAAGGTCTTCAGTTTTTTACTTTTGAAAACATAGGTAATATTTATGAAGGAAATGATGAAGTTATTAGTTTAACTCCTGATAATATTAATGCAATTAGAGCAGATTTAAACAATTTATTAATACTTTCAAAAATCAATGAATTGGTAAAAAGTCAAGTTGCAGAGCAAGCCAAGTATAGTTTTTTACTTGAAGGAATTGATACTGACAAGATTGTTAAGACAACAACACCAATAATTGGTGATGAAATGAATCTTAATATGACAAGTTATGGTGATGATGGGAGCATTTATCAGGGAACAATAGACTTTGGACTTGAATTCATATTTATGTTTAATGGAAAAGAAGAAACTGAGAATTTCCAAAATAATTCATTGAGTTTTGGTATTACTGATAATGAAATAATTATTAATGGTATCCAAAAAATTGTAGAAGATTTACCTAGAACTATGTATAAAAAATATGGAGATTTATTTAGATTAACAGATGATGATTTTGAAGGTGATACTCAAGCACAAGCTAAATTTGTAGCTCAAAATAATAATGCTCGTAATTACTTTTTAAAACCTGAAAATAAGAAAGAATTAAAAACTAAAATTAGTGATGAAATTAATCAGTTGGTGCCAGATTTAACAGGGTCAACAGTTGAAAACTTAGATATTACAGATAGTGTAAGTTACGATAGACTTTATAGCAGTAGTAGTATTAAAACTGCAATTCCAAAAGATGGTTTTGTTGAAAATGCAATGTTTTTCAAAAATGATAGAACTGATGATCAATTAATAGAAGAATATAATGAGCAATTATCAAGTAACTTTGATTATACTGCATTTAAAGCCAGTGCAGAAACTAGAATTTTAGGAAATTTAGGTATTGATCTTAATTCTAATGAAACTGATTTTAGTGATTATGGTCATATTGGACTTGGTGAGTTTACTGTTAAATTAGCAGATGTTGAAGTGACTTTAAATGAGATAAATTTACTTTACTTATATAATTCAACTGAAAATTACGGATTAGCAATTTCTAAATTATTTAAGTCATGACAAGCATCTTGAAATCTTAAAACAACAGAAGATAGAAATGCTTTATATAAAATTGATGCAACAGATTCAAATATGGCAAAAGATGTTTGAACAGCAATTAGTAAAAACCCAGCCCAACCATTTAAAATCATTGGTGATGATAGAGATAAATTCTTTGGAGATGCCGTTAAAAACACAGCCTTTAATAATTTCTTTGTAATACATATAAACAGTAATAGAAATCCATATGCATCTGTAAATGATAAAGGTTTTGGTGTTAACTATAGTGGATTTCCTGGTAATACATGAACATTTATAAAATCATGAAGAATTGAATTTGTTCTAGATGATGTAAGGTTTGCAATTGATTTTACTTCAAATGAAGATTATAGACCAACACAATGAAGTGGTTTAGGTTCAAAACCAACTCCTAGATATCTTTTGGAGAAATAA
- a CDS encoding lipoprotein has protein sequence MKKLLSVIGATTLITSTTASVAACSKEELKINVETDWITRRGGSQYNEMILLMWNETIIPRIKNTIIKEYNNDWSTKIEISYLTFGWQIKGVDRIYATLNRFIVSKDFYNILAFNYTIRSYSLYSVAYSDEYSNHLSIGAIDPTGEKTSLSINETFDTTETEQIPTLEADYRIVVDMRVKKLQKS, from the coding sequence ATGAAGAAATTATTAAGTGTTATTGGAGCAACAACTCTGATAACTTCAACCACTGCAAGTGTTGCAGCTTGCAGTAAAGAGGAATTGAAAATAAATGTTGAAACTGATTGAATAACTAGACGTGGTGGGAGTCAGTATAACGAGATGATTTTGCTTATGTGAAATGAAACTATTATTCCCAGAATTAAAAACACAATCATAAAAGAATACAACAATGATTGATCAACAAAAATTGAAATTTCATATTTAACTTTTGGGTGGCAAATTAAAGGTGTTGACAGAATCTATGCAACTTTAAATAGGTTTATTGTTTCAAAAGATTTTTATAATATCTTGGCTTTTAATTATACTATTAGAAGTTATTCTTTGTACAGTGTTGCATATAGTGATGAATATAGTAATCATTTAAGTATTGGTGCAATAGATCCAACTGGTGAAAAAACTTCACTAAGTATAAATGAAACATTTGATACTACAGAAACTGAGCAAATCCCAACTTTAGAAGCAGATTATAGAATTGTTGTTGACATGAGAGTAAAAAAACTTCAGAAAAGTTAA
- a CDS encoding lipoprotein → MKKLLSIIGATTLITSTVASVAACSKSEMSIKVDSGWISKDSVSDITALALDKIAFPNIKKAIVREYGDEWWTKIYISYLTFAWEFKENGEVYKTSDLQKNVGNGLFDILTLDYTITYFSFYSEEYESPIIVDGSHNGYETRNRNVLTMQAVHPDINGKQYNSSHSYDIPSSERARFQQIMSGWAHRKLVIDMKVKKI, encoded by the coding sequence ATGAAAAAATTATTAAGCATTATTGGAGCAACAACTCTGATAACTTCAACTGTTGCAAGTGTTGCAGCTTGTAGTAAAAGTGAAATGAGCATAAAAGTAGATTCAGGTTGGATATCTAAAGACAGTGTTTCTGATATTACAGCACTGGCATTAGACAAAATTGCCTTTCCAAATATCAAAAAAGCAATTGTGAGAGAGTATGGAGATGAATGATGAACAAAAATTTACATTTCTTATTTAACATTTGCTTGAGAATTTAAAGAAAATGGTGAAGTTTATAAAACTAGTGATTTACAAAAAAATGTTGGTAACGGACTTTTTGATATCTTAACTTTAGACTACACTATTACATATTTTTCATTTTATAGTGAGGAGTATGAATCTCCAATAATAGTTGATGGATCACATAATGGTTATGAAACAAGAAATAGAAACGTGTTAACAATGCAAGCTGTTCACCCAGATATAAATGGAAAACAATATAACTCAAGTCATAGTTATGACATTCCATCTAGTGAAAGAGCAAGATTCCAACAAATTATGAGTGGATGAGCACATCGTAAACTTGTTATTGATATGAAAGTTAAAAAAATTTAA
- a CDS encoding ABC transporter ATP-binding protein, producing the protein MIINDKNPDGPKEDKYAPYKNINKQVKKPEKPKKPEKINKKAKVVKTTKTKVAKPGRIKVDKNFKVKPNTVIVFKDFQKRFKSSAIGPISFEINKGNFVGLLGSSGSGKTVVLNTITGAIKRFDGNVWVEGLNRHKWNSFHANAKIGVYQQMDFSLETLSCENYLKNYCTYSGIKKEFQNEAIKFWLQFFELWEHKDKNVRDFSWGMKNRVNLILCFLKNPEIMILDEPGANLDSIWRARINKLFKYFKANEKTLIISSHNIDEIIDLIDYYIVLHNGKKIFEGHKNELNLYNKYKLFLQEDFNVEDFRKFLQEKNMKTFKYDPKEKSIVFSTNDLVEINWVFLYFIKNGVPILNLIKLSVNMESIHKALEGKFEL; encoded by the coding sequence ATGATAATTAATGACAAAAACCCTGATGGCCCAAAAGAAGATAAATATGCTCCATATAAAAATATAAATAAACAAGTAAAAAAACCTGAAAAACCAAAAAAACCTGAAAAAATAAATAAAAAAGCAAAAGTTGTTAAAACCACTAAAACTAAAGTAGCTAAACCTGGAAGAATTAAAGTTGATAAAAATTTTAAAGTAAAACCAAATACGGTTATTGTTTTTAAAGATTTTCAAAAACGCTTTAAAAGTAGTGCTATTGGACCAATTTCTTTTGAAATAAACAAGGGAAATTTTGTGGGTTTATTGGGTTCTAGTGGTAGTGGGAAAACTGTGGTTTTGAATACTATTACTGGGGCAATAAAGCGCTTTGATGGTAATGTTTGGGTTGAAGGTCTCAATCGTCATAAGTGAAATTCATTTCATGCCAATGCCAAAATTGGAGTTTACCAACAAATGGACTTTAGCTTAGAGACACTTTCATGTGAAAATTATTTAAAAAATTATTGCACTTATTCAGGTATCAAAAAAGAGTTTCAAAATGAGGCAATTAAGTTTTGACTACAGTTTTTTGAGCTTTGAGAACATAAAGATAAAAATGTTCGTGATTTTTCTTGAGGAATGAAAAATAGGGTTAACTTGATTTTGTGTTTTTTAAAAAATCCAGAAATTATGATTCTTGATGAACCAGGAGCAAACTTAGACTCAATTTGAAGGGCAAGAATCAATAAGTTATTTAAATATTTTAAAGCAAATGAAAAAACACTAATAATCTCTAGTCACAATATTGATGAGATTATTGATTTAATAGATTATTACATTGTTTTACACAATGGAAAAAAAATCTTTGAAGGTCATAAAAATGAATTAAATCTTTACAATAAATACAAGTTATTTTTACAAGAAGACTTTAATGTTGAAGATTTTAGAAAATTTTTACAAGAAAAAAACATGAAAACTTTTAAGTATGATCCAAAAGAAAAATCAATTGTTTTTTCAACAAATGATTTAGTTGAAATAAATTGAGTATTTTTGTACTTTATTAAGAACGGGGTTCCAATTTTAAACCTTATTAAATTGTCAGTAAATATGGAATCAATTCATAAAGCACTTGAAGGAAAATTTGAACTTTAA
- a CDS encoding MurR/RpiR family transcriptional regulator — protein MKNIRETLVNLAKQENTKAKNLDSFIANAILKNYNSGIFLNQVQLAEQCFLSASAITKFSKKLGFTGYREFNFNLKNEYLKYYVKDKQEINSTSKIKNFFDVFVSEINEQLDFVNDFINMIKTEKRLLIVSSYQLQDSAKYCYEIFSELGIEVAFQTVRIISNKILSTKISEVPVLCFLAGQDNYFLVECLNRLDHQNLATKLWLICTESQANKVVNFHQRFIVSKSGYAPYKFRKIFIDYLILNIYCELVQYFTN, from the coding sequence ATGAAAAATATTCGAGAAACATTAGTAAATTTAGCTAAGCAAGAAAATACTAAAGCTAAAAATCTTGATTCCTTTATAGCAAACGCAATTTTAAAAAATTACAATTCAGGAATATTTTTAAACCAAGTTCAATTAGCAGAACAGTGTTTTTTGTCAGCAAGTGCAATCACCAAGTTTTCAAAAAAACTTGGTTTTACTGGATACCGAGAGTTTAATTTTAATTTAAAAAATGAGTATTTAAAGTATTATGTTAAGGATAAGCAAGAGATTAATTCAACTTCAAAGATTAAGAATTTTTTTGATGTTTTTGTTAGTGAAATTAATGAGCAGCTAGATTTTGTCAATGACTTTATTAACATGATTAAAACTGAAAAGCGATTGTTAATTGTATCAAGTTACCAACTTCAAGATAGTGCTAAATATTGCTATGAAATTTTTTCAGAATTAGGAATTGAAGTTGCTTTTCAAACTGTAAGAATAATTAGTAATAAAATACTAAGTACAAAGATAAGTGAAGTTCCAGTGCTATGTTTTTTAGCTGGTCAAGACAATTACTTTTTAGTGGAGTGTTTGAATCGATTAGATCATCAAAACTTAGCCACCAAGCTTTGATTAATTTGTACCGAATCACAAGCAAATAAGGTTGTTAATTTTCACCAAAGATTTATAGTTTCAAAATCTGGTTATGCACCATATAAATTTAGAAAGATATTTATTGATTACTTAATTTTAAATATTTATTGTGAACTTGTGCAATATTTTACAAATTAG
- a CDS encoding fructose-specific PTS transporter subunit EIIC codes for MIDQNILNKDCVILDSQSQTKDQALLELAELGVKFKVVKKSQNLFEGFLKRESEFSTGLESGFAIPHAKISEIKKPMIFIVRYGSEIEWGTLDNSKVKVAIALMIPQNSNSEHLALMSNISQRLLAAEVKKILKTSSDPQEIIEALSVVEVATQATQNYEGYLIAITGCPAGVAHTYMAAKKIEDFAKSKNWKVKVEKQGAAGFEDKLTSEDIVNANVLLVAADINPGEMERFTEIPIVKTSVAEPIHDMTKIWKQLLSAKREVANQQFQEIAKTTQKEKFNFKVAFRKQTKTLKNSILTGISYVVPIIVAGTTIVALITIINQIFGQETVATNANWLNKLSDVSGGALSILLAPVLAGYIAYAMADKPGLFPGFLSGLACNAVSYSKMVDGTETTIVGGLGFLGGLIAGIISGYLMLAAKKWVKSKKFQGVLTWFVYPVFGSLIVMCIILFVIGTPLALLISLIFDGLTKLQTTNVSFLVGLIVGMLCVIDLGGPFNKVAWAFSFASFTQAFDGNTVVNASLLAPYTAFWAAGIGTGWTTALVSILCKKIITKEEQEAGKISWIMSSLGITEGSIPMMLADPFRVIPSFMVGGAVSGALSYALNLGSTITGGGFITVAGVISTSGALSVGVAILLFIVIALIGCAISTGMIVGLKLLHLNPKAEAKVGRILAQVFTLGIINVKFKKEKAKVTEVKV; via the coding sequence ATGATAGATCAAAATATTTTAAATAAAGATTGTGTTATCTTAGATTCACAATCTCAAACAAAAGATCAAGCTCTGCTAGAATTAGCAGAACTTGGTGTAAAGTTTAAAGTTGTCAAAAAATCTCAAAATTTATTTGAGGGCTTTTTGAAAAGGGAATCAGAATTTTCAACAGGTTTGGAATCTGGATTTGCCATACCACATGCAAAAATTAGTGAAATTAAAAAACCAATGATATTTATAGTTAGGTATGGTTCAGAAATTGAGTGAGGAACACTTGACAATTCAAAAGTCAAAGTTGCAATTGCGTTAATGATTCCACAAAATTCGAACAGTGAACACTTAGCCTTGATGAGTAATATTTCTCAAAGATTGCTTGCTGCTGAGGTAAAAAAAATTTTAAAAACTAGTTCAGACCCTCAAGAAATTATTGAGGCACTGAGTGTTGTTGAGGTTGCAACCCAAGCAACTCAAAATTATGAGGGTTACTTGATTGCAATTACAGGCTGTCCGGCAGGGGTTGCCCACACCTACATGGCAGCTAAAAAAATTGAAGACTTTGCTAAATCAAAAAATTGAAAAGTAAAAGTTGAAAAACAAGGGGCGGCTGGTTTTGAAGACAAATTAACAAGTGAAGATATTGTTAATGCAAACGTCTTACTTGTTGCTGCAGATATTAACCCTGGTGAAATGGAAAGGTTTACTGAGATTCCAATTGTAAAAACTTCAGTGGCTGAACCAATTCATGACATGACAAAAATTTGAAAACAGTTGTTATCAGCTAAACGAGAAGTTGCAAATCAACAATTTCAAGAAATTGCTAAGACTACCCAAAAAGAAAAATTTAATTTTAAAGTAGCTTTTAGAAAACAAACTAAGACTTTAAAAAATTCAATTTTAACAGGAATTAGTTATGTTGTTCCAATAATTGTAGCTGGAACCACAATTGTGGCTCTAATAACTATCATTAATCAAATTTTTGGACAAGAAACAGTTGCCACAAATGCAAATTGATTAAATAAACTTTCAGATGTTTCAGGTGGAGCACTATCAATTTTATTAGCTCCAGTTTTAGCTGGCTACATTGCCTATGCAATGGCTGACAAGCCAGGTTTATTTCCAGGCTTTCTAAGCGGGCTTGCTTGTAATGCTGTAAGTTATTCAAAAATGGTTGATGGAACTGAAACCACTATTGTTGGTGGATTAGGTTTTTTAGGAGGTTTAATTGCTGGGATTATTTCAGGGTACTTGATGTTAGCTGCTAAAAAATGAGTAAAATCTAAAAAATTTCAAGGAGTTTTAACTTGATTTGTGTATCCAGTTTTTGGATCACTAATTGTAATGTGTATTATCTTATTTGTAATTGGAACACCATTAGCATTATTAATTAGTTTAATTTTTGATGGTTTAACTAAACTTCAAACTACAAATGTTTCATTTTTAGTAGGTTTGATTGTCGGAATGCTTTGTGTAATTGACTTGGGAGGACCTTTCAACAAAGTAGCTTGGGCATTCTCATTTGCTAGTTTTACCCAAGCCTTTGATGGAAACACTGTGGTTAATGCAAGTTTATTAGCACCTTACACTGCCTTTTGAGCAGCCGGAATTGGAACCGGTTGAACTACAGCTCTCGTTTCAATCTTGTGTAAAAAAATTATTACCAAAGAGGAACAAGAGGCTGGCAAAATTTCATGAATTATGTCATCACTGGGGATAACTGAAGGAAGTATTCCCATGATGCTGGCAGATCCTTTTAGAGTAATTCCATCATTTATGGTTGGAGGAGCAGTCAGTGGAGCTTTAAGTTATGCTTTAAATCTTGGATCAACCATTACTGGTGGGGGATTTATTACAGTAGCAGGAGTAATTTCAACTTCAGGTGCTCTAAGTGTTGGAGTTGCTATTCTCTTATTTATTGTTATTGCTTTAATTGGTTGTGCTATTTCAACTGGAATGATTGTTGGTTTAAAATTATTACATTTAAATCCCAAAGCAGAAGCAAAAGTGGGCAGAATTCTTGCTCAAGTCTTTACATTAGGAATTATTAATGTTAAATTCAAAAAAGAAAAAGCAAAAGTAACAGAAGTTAAAGTATAA
- a CDS encoding MalY/PatB family protein: MKTDFEKMLNRSQTNERRWNPQYIEATFKINYNKNTIDSSIADLDFKTPTPIVEALQNRINHGTFSYTYIREDVLQAISSWYKNYHQLQVATKNIKLVHGTVNAMHQIVNAFTKIGEGVLIQTPIYEPFGRCIYNNDRVVVENKLIYENQTYKMDFQDFEAKIIADKIKLFFWCNPHNPGGVVWSKSDAKKLIEICEKHQVLLVSDEVHSDLILENQKFYSLLDFKVKNNYFIICASPNKAFNLGGLKGSYLIIENEEIRKKIDKIYEANSITSPNVFYPEAIKAAYTSKIVLNWLTELKAYIWANYQLLVKEFQTLKNVEIMKLQASYLVWIKFDDKIYDVKTIKKQMQDNDIIVNWDTDFYGATPGWFRINIGSPESLVRDLITRLKQIFNK, encoded by the coding sequence ATGAAAACTGACTTTGAAAAAATGCTAAATCGTTCCCAAACTAATGAACGCCGTTGAAATCCACAATACATTGAGGCAACTTTCAAGATTAATTACAACAAAAACACAATTGATTCATCAATTGCAGATCTTGATTTTAAAACCCCAACCCCAATTGTGGAGGCTTTGCAAAACAGAATAAATCATGGCACTTTTAGTTACACCTACATTAGAGAAGATGTTTTACAAGCAATCAGTAGTTGGTACAAAAATTATCATCAACTTCAAGTTGCCACCAAAAATATTAAATTAGTCCATGGCACAGTTAATGCTATGCACCAAATTGTTAATGCTTTTACAAAAATTGGTGAGGGAGTTTTGATTCAAACCCCAATCTATGAACCATTTGGGAGATGTATTTACAACAATGATAGAGTAGTTGTAGAAAATAAGTTAATTTATGAAAACCAAACCTATAAAATGGATTTTCAAGATTTTGAAGCTAAAATCATAGCTGATAAGATTAAACTATTTTTCTGATGTAATCCTCACAATCCAGGTGGAGTGGTTTGAAGTAAAAGTGATGCTAAAAAATTAATAGAAATTTGTGAAAAGCATCAAGTTTTATTGGTTTCTGATGAAGTCCACTCAGATTTAATTTTAGAAAACCAAAAATTCTATTCTCTACTAGATTTCAAAGTCAAAAACAATTACTTTATAATTTGTGCATCACCAAACAAAGCTTTTAACCTTGGGGGGTTAAAAGGATCATATTTGATTATAGAAAATGAAGAAATTAGAAAAAAAATTGATAAAATTTATGAAGCAAATTCAATTACTTCACCAAATGTTTTTTATCCAGAAGCCATCAAAGCTGCATATACATCAAAAATTGTGCTTAATTGGTTAACTGAGTTAAAAGCCTACATTTGAGCAAATTATCAATTGTTAGTTAAAGAGTTTCAAACTTTAAAAAATGTTGAAATTATGAAACTACAAGCTTCATATCTTGTTTGAATTAAATTTGATGACAAAATTTATGATGTTAAAACCATTAAAAAACAGATGCAAGACAATGATATTATTGTTAATTGAGATACTGATTTTTATGGAGCAACTCCAGGTTGATTTAGAATAAATATTGGATCTCCTGAAAGTTTAGTTAGAGATTTAATTACCAGATTAAAACAAATATTTAATAAGTAA
- a CDS encoding MurR/RpiR family transcriptional regulator encodes MENLIKKLIKTINEEEVNSIKWTIASFFIDNLDFVAQSQTKEIAKQCHVSPASIIRFCSLLGYSGINELKYIVKNSKANYPARENWDENERNYLEIWTEGFLNLSTNLKNNKQIFQCFEGDRSIYIFAFNVAYFASKNFLQRIRVKNYKVFLEQDISTIDWYIDHIKNDDVIIFVSLSGNNYILQNFAKKAKGKCQTFAVIGDRLGFENDVDNHLLLENKESNFWNLYSIRSQLLQQLWDLLLIQL; translated from the coding sequence ATGGAAAACTTAATAAAGAAACTAATAAAGACTATTAATGAAGAAGAAGTAAATTCAATAAAATGAACCATTGCTTCATTTTTTATAGATAATTTAGATTTTGTAGCTCAAAGTCAAACCAAAGAAATTGCAAAGCAGTGTCATGTAAGTCCAGCTTCAATTATTAGATTTTGTTCATTGTTGGGTTATAGTGGAATTAATGAATTAAAATATATAGTAAAAAATTCAAAAGCAAATTACCCAGCTAGAGAAAACTGAGATGAAAATGAAAGAAACTATTTAGAGATTTGAACTGAAGGTTTTTTGAATTTATCTACGAATTTAAAGAACAATAAGCAAATCTTTCAATGCTTTGAAGGTGATAGAAGTATTTATATTTTTGCATTTAATGTTGCCTACTTTGCTTCAAAAAACTTTTTACAAAGAATCAGAGTAAAAAACTATAAAGTTTTTTTAGAACAAGATATTTCAACAATTGATTGATATATTGACCACATCAAAAATGATGACGTCATAATCTTTGTGAGTCTTAGTGGAAATAACTATATCTTACAAAATTTTGCAAAAAAAGCAAAAGGAAAATGTCAGACTTTTGCAGTAATTGGAGATAGACTTGGTTTTGAAAATGATGTTGACAATCATTTACTTTTAGAAAATAAAGAATCAAATTTTTGAAACCTTTATTCAATTAGAAGTCAGCTGCTACAACAATTGTGAGACTTGTTGTTGATCCAGTTATAG